From Thermofilaceae archaeon, one genomic window encodes:
- a CDS encoding CBS domain-containing protein yields the protein MELITPEELKTLRKRIGLTQAELAKKAGVSQSLIARLEAGTVNPRLSTLMKIYNALKEYLEEEVTVDRVMHSPVIYVYIDEKLDRIVELMWVNGISQVPVLDRAGSVVGTVHERDVVEAFLKHREKALTLKAMDVMSEPLPIVPKNAKLSSVIKILRGEFPAVLVTEGGNLAGIVTRSDIMRFFAGLPRT from the coding sequence GTGGAGCTGATTACGCCTGAGGAGCTCAAGACTTTGAGGAAGCGCATCGGTTTGACCCAAGCTGAGCTAGCTAAGAAGGCTGGAGTAAGCCAATCACTTATTGCCAGATTAGAAGCTGGTACGGTAAATCCGCGTCTATCAACGTTGATGAAGATCTACAATGCTTTGAAGGAGTACCTCGAGGAGGAGGTAACAGTCGACAGGGTGATGCACTCACCGGTCATCTACGTGTACATTGACGAGAAGCTGGATCGGATCGTCGAGCTCATGTGGGTCAATGGTATCTCTCAGGTCCCCGTGCTCGATAGAGCCGGAAGCGTTGTAGGAACAGTTCACGAGCGCGACGTAGTCGAGGCCTTCCTTAAACATCGCGAGAAGGCTCTCACGCTGAAAGCTATGGACGTGATGTCTGAGCCGCTACCAATCGTGCCGAAAAACGCGAAGCTGAGCAGCGTGATCAAGATTCTACGCGGCGAATTCCCGGCAGTCCTCGTCACTGAGGGGGGGAACCTTGCCGGCATAGTGACCAGGAGCGACATAATGCGGTTCTTCGCTGGACTACCGCGCACCTAA